Proteins from a single region of Streptomyces glaucescens:
- a CDS encoding LysM peptidoglycan-binding domain-containing protein, translating into MIEPTSRYHPLPTATHTLPDGRTVTHLRRRLLPQPERLADLGEHVVTAGDRLDLIAARWYGDPEQSWRIADANRALRPDELTAVPGRRLRITLPAEASAVPVAGEPAR; encoded by the coding sequence ATGATCGAACCCACCAGCAGATACCACCCGCTCCCCACCGCCACCCACACCCTCCCGGACGGCCGCACCGTCACCCATCTGCGCCGCCGTCTGCTGCCGCAGCCCGAGCGGCTGGCGGACCTCGGGGAGCACGTCGTCACCGCCGGCGACCGGCTCGACCTGATCGCGGCCCGCTGGTACGGCGATCCGGAGCAGTCCTGGCGGATCGCGGACGCCAACCGGGCCCTGCGCCCGGACGAGCTGACGGCCGTCCCCGGTCGCCGGCTGCGGATCACCCTGCCCGCCGAGGCGTCGGCGGTGCCGGTCGCGGGCGAGCCGGCCCGGTGA
- a CDS encoding DUF6519 domain-containing protein produces MHGDFSRVTFDPARRFSAVLSQQGRVQLDAEINEQTQILLHLLRTLATDLLGPAAYPPDEDPDSIGAFGVDGYDGDNFTVAPGRMYVDGILCECDGTDYWNQPDGHLDTDRADDHLPSGPFLVYLRVWERLVTALEAPWIREVALGTDGPDTTARTRVVWQLCLLPMERGGPVPDMRKAVRYVRDRIRRRFEPRGMLAARTRRPDETPALSDLPPSAGYRAPENQLYRVEVHRGGPEGTATFKWSRENGSVALPVRDISGPSVRLDTLGRDGKLGVDTGDVVELVDDATVCRGASDHPDEGCGRLYTVREIDYGEYRVLLDADPADDPYLPAAGRVPSRHPLLRRWDHGGSDWGDGAAEMGLPVREGEWLPLEDGVEIRFEPGEGRSRVYRRGDHWLIPARVLTGDVEWPIGHRGHPLPRRPHGIRYHYAPLAYVEPRGGGDFRLVDLRVPFPPRR; encoded by the coding sequence ATGCACGGCGACTTCTCCCGCGTCACCTTCGACCCGGCCCGGCGCTTCTCGGCCGTCCTGTCCCAGCAGGGCCGCGTGCAGCTCGACGCCGAGATCAACGAGCAGACGCAGATCCTGCTGCACCTCCTGCGCACCCTCGCCACCGACCTGCTCGGCCCCGCCGCCTACCCGCCCGACGAAGACCCCGACAGCATCGGGGCGTTCGGTGTGGACGGCTACGACGGCGACAACTTCACCGTCGCCCCCGGCCGGATGTACGTCGACGGCATCCTCTGCGAGTGCGACGGCACCGACTACTGGAACCAGCCCGACGGGCACCTCGACACCGACCGGGCGGACGACCACCTGCCGTCCGGGCCCTTCCTGGTCTACCTGCGGGTCTGGGAACGCCTCGTCACCGCGCTCGAGGCGCCCTGGATCCGCGAGGTCGCCCTCGGCACCGACGGCCCGGACACCACCGCCCGCACCCGCGTCGTCTGGCAGCTGTGCCTGCTCCCCATGGAACGCGGCGGCCCGGTCCCCGACATGCGCAAGGCGGTGCGCTACGTCCGCGACCGCATCCGCCGCCGATTCGAACCCCGCGGCATGCTCGCCGCCCGCACCCGCCGCCCCGACGAGACCCCCGCACTCAGCGACCTGCCCCCGTCCGCCGGCTACCGCGCCCCCGAGAACCAGCTGTACCGGGTGGAGGTCCACCGCGGCGGGCCCGAGGGCACCGCCACCTTCAAGTGGTCCCGGGAGAACGGCTCCGTCGCCCTGCCCGTCCGCGACATCTCCGGACCCTCGGTCCGGCTCGACACCCTCGGCCGCGACGGCAAGCTCGGCGTGGACACCGGCGACGTGGTCGAGCTCGTCGACGACGCCACCGTCTGCCGCGGCGCCTCCGACCACCCCGACGAAGGGTGCGGCCGGCTCTACACGGTCCGGGAGATCGACTACGGCGAGTACCGGGTACTGCTGGACGCCGACCCCGCAGACGACCCCTACCTCCCGGCCGCCGGCCGCGTCCCGTCCCGCCACCCGCTGCTGCGCCGCTGGGACCACGGCGGCAGCGACTGGGGAGACGGCGCGGCCGAGATGGGCCTGCCCGTCCGCGAGGGCGAGTGGCTGCCGCTGGAGGACGGGGTGGAGATCAGGTTCGAGCCCGGCGAGGGACGCTCCCGCGTCTACCGGCGCGGCGACCACTGGCTGATCCCCGCGCGCGTCCTCACCGGTGACGTCGAATGGCCCATCGGACACCGCGGGCACCCCCTGCCCCGCCGCCCGCACGGCATCCGCTACCACTACGCACCGCTGGCCTACGTCGAGCCGCGCGGCGGCGGCGACTTCCGGCTGGTCGACCTCAGGGTGCCGTTCCCGCCCCGCCGGTAG
- a CDS encoding DUF4255 domain-containing protein, giving the protein MSDALAIAAVTETLRAVLQEAVERAVPGAVVTARHPERAGVDEGGAAALNVFLYRTAVDGAWRNTDPFGSHPGETRHPALPLVLHYLLTGYAADTEDAPLAERLLGAAMAALHARPVLRSAELRSAAGFSDLHLQPEAVRITPAEPAPGELYHLWEALGLAYRLSAPFEARVVLIDSAAPGRTPLPVLRRGDDGRGPETVPWTTVPWPVLHTVRPAPAVPGAELVLSGAGLGAGTPSVRLTHPLLGGPVVLAARADGAGTVRATLGEDHGAGRWSAVVVLTAPDGSERTTGPRPVHIAPRITGDLPLSAARDRSGGVTLTVDCVPAVRPGQRAELLVADLPVPAEPFARATRKLKFRVSAARPGRYPLRLRVDGVDSPLTDERAERFDTGTTVVIT; this is encoded by the coding sequence GTGAGCGACGCGCTCGCCATCGCGGCGGTGACCGAGACATTGCGGGCGGTGCTCCAGGAGGCCGTGGAACGCGCCGTGCCGGGCGCGGTGGTGACGGCGCGCCACCCGGAGCGCGCCGGAGTCGACGAGGGCGGCGCCGCCGCGCTGAACGTGTTCCTCTACCGGACCGCCGTCGACGGCGCCTGGCGCAACACGGACCCGTTCGGCTCGCACCCGGGGGAGACCCGGCACCCGGCGCTGCCTCTCGTGCTGCACTACCTGCTCACCGGATACGCCGCCGACACCGAGGATGCCCCGCTCGCCGAACGGCTGCTCGGCGCGGCGATGGCGGCGTTGCACGCCCGGCCGGTGCTGCGGTCGGCCGAGCTGCGGTCGGCCGCCGGTTTCAGCGATCTGCATCTGCAGCCGGAAGCGGTGCGGATCACCCCGGCGGAGCCCGCACCCGGTGAGCTGTACCACCTGTGGGAGGCACTGGGGCTCGCCTACCGGCTGTCGGCGCCCTTCGAGGCCAGGGTCGTGCTCATCGACAGTGCCGCACCGGGCCGTACCCCGCTGCCGGTGCTGCGGCGCGGTGACGACGGACGCGGGCCGGAGACGGTGCCGTGGACCACCGTCCCGTGGCCGGTGCTGCACACCGTCCGGCCCGCGCCGGCCGTGCCGGGTGCCGAACTCGTGCTGAGCGGTGCGGGGCTCGGCGCGGGGACGCCGAGCGTGCGCCTGACGCATCCGCTGCTCGGTGGCCCCGTGGTGCTGGCGGCCCGCGCCGACGGCGCCGGCACCGTGCGCGCGACCCTGGGGGAGGATCACGGCGCGGGGCGCTGGTCCGCGGTCGTGGTGCTCACGGCGCCGGACGGAAGCGAACGCACCACCGGCCCCCGGCCCGTGCACATCGCGCCCCGCATCACCGGCGACCTGCCGCTCTCCGCGGCGCGGGACCGTTCGGGGGGTGTGACGCTCACCGTGGACTGCGTTCCGGCGGTCCGCCCCGGCCAGCGGGCCGAGTTGCTGGTGGCGGACCTCCCGGTGCCCGCCGAGCCGTTCGCGCGGGCCACCCGGAAGCTGAAGTTCCGGGTGAGTGCCGCGCGGCCGGGCCGGTACCCACTGCGGCTGCGCGTCGACGGGGTCGACAGCCCGCTGACCGACGAGCGGGCCGAGCGGTTCGACACCGGCACGACGGTGGTGATCACATGA
- a CDS encoding putative baseplate assembly protein yields the protein MTSPTGRPTPDGERAAPDGDPVPPRNRPGLPALSYRVGTHHRFLDAMLARLSEAGAPAPGATPRADDAPTGATPGPGTPAPGTTPRPGTPAPGATPRADAAASGAEGPLAALTTREPDDPTIALLDAWAVVADVLTFYQERIANEGYLRTATEHDSLIRLGRLVGHRPRPALAAATHLAYTLDPGTSCVVPAGSQARSTPEPGGLPLPFETSKDLTARAEWNLLPVRTTRPVTLAPDLAIRVPALDVDGVQHPLRPGDRLLFTYPDARLALTRLVEDVERDPARGRTTVRLRVPDPARQLDVAVDALREDMEDAARRTGTRAPFEELLDLLGDVRERAGELRDPDTFAARLDRRVQRLRERLSGLSDEPDADALAERAAVRLATVRDAVRRLTREPAAAPGAAGREAPAQDLATPGRGILHSLGPLLDALGRGGPPPRTRPAGPPPVGAALGAGSDALPRLLAGNRPGLTASLYDALAAVAPAGAPPPGVLHFRLTTAPLGAAVPDDERVRRLLRSAVPVRGDGTAPLAADVLLLDAVHEEVQPGGWIAVRVAGRSRTRVLRVVEADRIAVGNELDAVRVTRLRLDAPWTEDVDDIAACRATTVWAAPAPLPLAHSADPTDVAGDAIDLDGTFEGLTPGRLLVVSGERTDVVPDAAPADGAVPGRRPGVPGAELAVLAGVRHAFDGGSADARVRTTLLLTAPLAHRYRRDTVAVHGNVVPATAGETVTEVLGSGDGARAGQVLPLKQGPLVWLPSTTADGGDESLTVRVADVAWRRTADLGEAGPADQVYRLVAGSDGRAAVEFGDGRHGARLPTGSENVTARYRIGGGRAGNVPAGRVGQVISKPPGVSAVTNPLPASGGADADGPAELRQAIPLRLAAFDRLVSVRDYESFARAFAGVGKAVARRVTDGRRSLVHVTVAAADDAPLDPAAPLLTSLRTALRRYGDPGLPVRVEPCERVRLVVVLGVRTLPAHLPEKVEQRVRAALAARLGFDAARLAEPVHLSAVVAAAHAVPGVDFVDVDAFGGVPEGTAATEVARFAAHPSVVSVVPALPAGPRTVRETAGPEGTSAVVDSAQAPTVVLDTAHAPTVVLDRPGAPRPPARPAPGPARTLLRPAQLVLLDPAVPGTLILRRIP from the coding sequence ATGACCTCCCCGACCGGCCGCCCCACCCCGGACGGCGAGCGAGCGGCCCCGGACGGCGACCCCGTCCCGCCGCGCAACCGGCCCGGGCTGCCCGCCCTGTCCTACCGCGTCGGCACCCACCACCGGTTCCTCGACGCCATGCTGGCCCGGCTGTCCGAGGCAGGCGCCCCGGCACCCGGCGCGACACCCCGCGCGGATGACGCCCCGACCGGCGCGACGCCCGGTCCGGGCACCCCGGCACCCGGCACGACACCCCGTCCCGGCACCCCGGCACCCGGCGCGACGCCCCGCGCGGATGCCGCCGCGTCCGGCGCCGAGGGCCCCCTCGCCGCGCTGACCACCAGGGAGCCCGACGACCCCACGATCGCCCTGCTGGACGCCTGGGCCGTCGTCGCCGACGTGCTGACGTTCTACCAGGAGCGCATCGCCAACGAGGGCTACCTGCGCACCGCCACCGAACACGACTCCCTGATCCGGCTCGGCCGGCTCGTCGGCCACCGGCCCCGCCCCGCCCTCGCCGCGGCCACCCACCTCGCCTACACCCTCGACCCCGGCACGTCGTGCGTGGTGCCGGCCGGCTCCCAGGCCAGGAGCACGCCCGAACCCGGCGGCCTGCCGCTGCCCTTCGAGACGTCCAAGGACCTCACCGCCCGCGCGGAATGGAACCTGCTGCCGGTCCGCACCACCCGCCCCGTCACCCTCGCACCCGACCTCGCGATCCGCGTCCCCGCCCTCGACGTCGACGGCGTCCAGCATCCCCTGCGCCCCGGTGACCGCCTGCTGTTCACCTACCCCGACGCCCGGCTCGCCCTGACCCGCCTGGTCGAGGACGTCGAGCGGGACCCCGCGCGCGGACGGACCACGGTACGGCTGCGCGTGCCCGACCCGGCCCGGCAACTGGACGTCGCGGTGGACGCGCTGCGCGAGGACATGGAGGACGCGGCCCGCCGGACCGGCACCCGGGCCCCGTTCGAGGAACTGCTCGACCTGCTGGGGGACGTCCGGGAACGGGCCGGGGAACTGCGCGACCCCGACACCTTCGCCGCCCGGCTCGACCGCAGGGTGCAGCGGCTGCGCGAACGGCTGTCCGGCCTCTCCGACGAGCCGGACGCCGACGCCCTGGCCGAACGCGCCGCCGTCCGGCTCGCGACCGTCCGGGACGCCGTCCGCCGCCTGACCCGGGAACCCGCCGCAGCACCCGGCGCGGCGGGCCGGGAAGCGCCGGCCCAGGACCTCGCGACCCCCGGCCGGGGCATCCTGCACAGCCTCGGACCGCTGCTCGACGCCCTCGGCCGCGGCGGCCCCCCGCCCCGCACCCGGCCGGCCGGGCCGCCTCCGGTCGGTGCCGCCCTCGGTGCCGGCTCCGACGCGCTGCCCCGCCTCCTCGCGGGCAACCGGCCCGGACTCACCGCCTCGCTGTACGACGCGCTGGCCGCCGTCGCCCCGGCCGGTGCCCCGCCGCCGGGCGTGCTGCACTTCCGTCTCACCACGGCCCCCCTCGGCGCCGCCGTCCCCGACGACGAGCGGGTCCGCCGGCTGCTGCGCTCGGCCGTGCCCGTCCGGGGCGACGGCACCGCCCCGCTCGCCGCCGACGTCCTGCTGCTGGACGCGGTGCACGAGGAGGTCCAGCCCGGCGGCTGGATCGCGGTCCGGGTGGCGGGCCGCTCCCGCACCCGCGTGCTGCGCGTCGTCGAGGCCGACCGGATCGCCGTCGGCAACGAGCTGGACGCGGTCCGGGTGACCCGGCTGCGCCTGGACGCGCCGTGGACGGAGGACGTCGACGACATCGCCGCCTGCCGCGCCACCACGGTGTGGGCGGCGCCCGCGCCGCTCCCCCTCGCGCACTCCGCCGACCCGACCGACGTGGCGGGCGACGCCATCGACCTGGACGGGACCTTCGAGGGCCTGACCCCGGGCCGGCTGCTCGTCGTCTCCGGCGAACGCACCGACGTCGTACCCGACGCCGCGCCCGCGGACGGCGCGGTGCCGGGCCGCCGCCCCGGCGTCCCCGGTGCCGAGCTCGCCGTCCTCGCCGGAGTGCGGCACGCCTTCGACGGCGGGTCCGCCGACGCCCGGGTACGCACCACCCTGCTGCTCACCGCCCCGCTCGCCCACCGCTACCGCCGCGACACCGTCGCCGTGCACGGCAACGTGGTCCCGGCGACCGCGGGGGAGACCGTCACCGAGGTGCTCGGCAGCGGCGACGGCGCACGGGCCGGGCAGGTGCTGCCGCTGAAGCAGGGCCCGCTGGTCTGGCTGCCGTCGACGACCGCCGACGGCGGCGACGAATCCCTCACCGTCCGCGTCGCCGACGTCGCCTGGCGGCGCACCGCCGACCTCGGCGAGGCGGGCCCGGCCGACCAGGTGTACCGGCTCGTCGCGGGCAGCGACGGCCGGGCCGCGGTGGAGTTCGGTGACGGCCGGCACGGCGCCCGGCTGCCCACCGGCAGCGAGAACGTCACCGCCCGCTACCGCATCGGCGGCGGCCGGGCCGGCAACGTCCCGGCGGGCCGGGTCGGCCAGGTCATCAGCAAGCCGCCCGGCGTCAGCGCCGTCACCAACCCGCTGCCCGCGAGCGGCGGCGCCGACGCCGACGGCCCGGCCGAACTGCGCCAGGCGATCCCGCTGCGCCTCGCCGCGTTCGACCGGCTGGTCTCGGTGCGCGACTACGAGTCCTTCGCCCGCGCCTTCGCGGGCGTCGGCAAGGCCGTGGCCCGCCGCGTCACCGACGGCCGCCGCTCCCTCGTGCACGTGACCGTCGCCGCCGCCGACGACGCCCCGCTGGACCCCGCCGCGCCGCTGCTGACCTCGCTGCGCACGGCCCTGCGCCGGTACGGCGACCCCGGACTGCCGGTCCGGGTCGAGCCCTGCGAGCGCGTCCGGCTCGTCGTCGTCCTCGGCGTGCGCACCCTGCCCGCCCACCTGCCGGAGAAGGTCGAGCAGCGGGTGCGCGCGGCGCTCGCCGCCCGGCTCGGCTTCGACGCGGCCCGGCTGGCCGAGCCCGTCCATCTCAGCGCCGTCGTCGCCGCCGCGCACGCGGTGCCCGGCGTGGACTTCGTCGACGTGGACGCCTTCGGCGGGGTCCCGGAGGGCACGGCCGCCACCGAGGTGGCACGGTTCGCCGCCCACCCGTCCGTGGTCTCCGTCGTCCCCGCCCTGCCCGCGGGCCCCCGCACCGTACGCGAGACGGCCGGCCCCGAGGGCACGTCCGCCGTGGTGGACTCCGCGCAGGCGCCCACCGTCGTCCTCGACACCGCGCACGCCCCCACGGTCGTCCTCGACCGCCCCGGCGCGCCGCGTCCCCCCGCCCGGCCCGCTCCCGGCCCGGCCCGCACCCTGCTGCGCCCCGCCCAGCTGGTGCTGCTCGACCCCGCCGTGCCCGGGACCCTGATCCTGCGGAGGATCCCATGA
- a CDS encoding phage baseplate assembly protein V has translation MTAPRTDPAAPGAAPMTPQRPATPGAKQWPGMYEGVVVSAVDPTGVGRLMVRVPEVLGDDNPVWAAPLTPMAGPDCGMYVVPPPGSGVWVRFQDDDPDRPVVVGFRRGSSGDVPPAAGDTPPGIPQIVLATPTGNSLVISDLPGPSGGIKLQLHGGNGPYLKINETSIELSCGPGLATVQLVGPQVTVNGGALTVL, from the coding sequence ATGACAGCACCCCGCACGGACCCGGCCGCACCCGGCGCCGCGCCGATGACGCCGCAGCGCCCGGCCACACCGGGGGCGAAGCAGTGGCCCGGCATGTACGAGGGCGTCGTCGTCTCCGCCGTCGACCCGACCGGCGTCGGACGGCTGATGGTCCGCGTCCCCGAGGTGCTGGGCGACGACAACCCCGTGTGGGCGGCGCCGCTCACCCCGATGGCCGGCCCGGACTGCGGGATGTACGTGGTGCCGCCCCCGGGCTCCGGGGTGTGGGTGCGGTTCCAGGACGACGACCCGGACCGGCCGGTCGTGGTCGGTTTCCGGCGCGGCAGTTCCGGGGACGTGCCGCCGGCGGCCGGGGACACCCCGCCCGGCATCCCGCAGATCGTGCTGGCGACGCCCACCGGGAACTCCCTGGTGATCAGCGACCTGCCGGGGCCGTCGGGCGGGATCAAGCTGCAACTGCACGGCGGGAACGGACCGTACCTCAAGATCAACGAGACGTCGATCGAGCTGTCCTGCGGCCCCGGGCTCGCCACCGTCCAGCTCGTCGGACCCCAGGTCACCGTCAACGGCGGCGCCCTGACGGTGCTGTGA
- a CDS encoding GPW/gp25 family protein — MNIDFPYHVDARGRTATTGHPDHVRDMIEQVLFTSPGERVNRPDFGCNLLDLVFAGNSPELAATLQTTAQAALQRWLGDLIAVESLTVTSREATLDVHVAYHLKPGGEPRTVTVRTGVPS, encoded by the coding sequence ATGAACATCGACTTCCCCTACCACGTCGACGCCCGCGGCCGCACCGCGACGACCGGCCACCCCGATCACGTCCGGGACATGATCGAGCAGGTCCTCTTCACCAGCCCCGGTGAGCGGGTCAACCGGCCCGACTTCGGCTGCAACCTCCTCGACCTGGTCTTCGCCGGGAACAGCCCGGAACTCGCCGCCACCCTCCAGACGACCGCCCAGGCCGCCCTGCAGCGCTGGCTCGGCGACCTGATCGCGGTGGAGTCCCTGACGGTGACGTCCCGGGAGGCCACGCTCGACGTGCACGTCGCGTACCACCTGAAGCCCGGCGGGGAGCCCAGAACCGTGACCGTGCGCACCGGAGTGCCCTCATGA
- a CDS encoding putative baseplate assembly protein, translated as MTGTTGRTGPGDAEGARAPRLAGIDAVRAHRDRRTLTVTFSGPLPRHLGRDSFLIEGGRRVVGLRVVRVTDETGDEPGEGAGHRLRLTLDRPGDDSTYRLRMLGRGFHGGRDRAEFTFRPAVRPEAEPAGEPAAAPTALAAPAIDYLAKDYASFRRLLLERLSLTLPQWTERHVPDLWITLVEILAHLGDQLSYHQDAVATEAYLDTARLRTSVRRHARLVGYPMHDGCAARTVVCLETNTAVTVHTEDLAFTALPDGERPGTAGPVMPARALATGPHPVYQPLERIEIRLRPQHNSVPLWAWGKDAHRLPAGTTRAALLDGRRDRALAFRPGDLIVLEETRGPDGGPPDPAHRQAVRLTRVVRDTDADTGTRVLKIAWADEDALTFPLSVRNARGADGRPDATVVARGNAVLVEHGLENTWLADATAEIVQVPDSAPERDGVRGRPFTARLNGRPVTWSPPHPRPGDLAAAQAHRLLDLAAQARDRLRDLQHSATELTEDDRAFLRLLFGRAFADETDPEDTLRRLRSRFDELLRPKIRQLERLVRKARSGYVLDPSAVGWEFDLTWGGIVGASLRPDNPALHGPASSALRPDPREALPAVRLVEEEADRDGTPVRPPRRDLPAGEPPGAPPAPPGEESGDTAKPSWLPRRDLLASGPRDRHVTAETDDDGVLSLRFGDGRCGRAPTPGSRLSAVYRVGNGRAGNAGREAVNRVAARGGGLDGVVTRVRNPLPATGGTDPEPVAEVRIAAPRAPFRTLLRAVTAEDYATLAAQRPGVQRAAAALRWTGSWYEADVALDPDGTTAPSARLLEDVRADLYRYRRIGHDVVTRPALLVPLDLALDVLVDPHHLTAHVRGALLRRLLPGRRPDGRTGFFDPSALTFGTPVRASVLVALCMGAPGVRHVEVTRLRRIHDIDEAVPGPDVPPSGELRMRPLEIPRLDGDATRPENGRLTLRLRGGR; from the coding sequence ATGACCGGCACGACGGGACGCACCGGACCCGGTGACGCCGAGGGCGCCCGGGCCCCCCGGCTCGCCGGGATCGACGCCGTACGGGCGCACCGGGACCGCCGCACCCTCACCGTCACCTTCTCCGGCCCGCTCCCACGGCACCTGGGCCGCGACAGCTTCCTGATCGAGGGCGGCCGGCGGGTCGTCGGACTGCGCGTCGTGCGGGTCACCGACGAGACCGGCGACGAGCCGGGGGAGGGGGCGGGCCACCGGCTCCGGCTCACCCTGGACCGGCCGGGCGACGACTCCACCTACCGGCTGCGGATGTTGGGCCGCGGCTTCCACGGCGGGCGCGACCGCGCCGAGTTCACCTTCCGCCCCGCCGTCCGCCCGGAGGCCGAGCCCGCGGGCGAGCCCGCCGCCGCCCCGACCGCCCTCGCGGCGCCCGCCATCGACTACCTCGCCAAGGACTACGCGAGCTTCCGGCGGCTGCTCCTGGAGCGGCTGTCGCTCACCCTGCCGCAGTGGACCGAACGCCATGTGCCCGACCTGTGGATCACCCTCGTGGAGATCCTCGCCCATCTCGGGGACCAGCTCAGCTACCACCAGGACGCCGTGGCCACCGAGGCCTACCTGGACACCGCCCGGCTGCGCACCTCGGTGCGCCGGCACGCCAGGCTCGTCGGCTACCCCATGCACGACGGATGCGCCGCCCGCACCGTCGTCTGCCTGGAGACGAACACGGCCGTCACCGTCCACACCGAGGACCTCGCCTTCACCGCACTCCCCGACGGCGAGCGCCCCGGCACCGCCGGGCCGGTGATGCCCGCACGCGCCCTCGCCACCGGCCCGCACCCGGTCTACCAGCCGCTGGAGCGCATCGAGATCCGCCTGCGGCCCCAGCACAACAGCGTCCCCCTGTGGGCCTGGGGCAAGGACGCCCACCGGCTGCCCGCCGGCACCACCCGGGCCGCCCTCCTCGACGGCCGGCGCGACCGCGCCCTGGCGTTCCGGCCGGGCGACCTGATCGTCCTGGAGGAGACGCGCGGCCCCGACGGCGGCCCGCCCGACCCGGCGCACCGGCAGGCCGTCCGCCTCACCCGCGTCGTCCGCGACACCGACGCCGACACGGGCACCCGCGTGCTGAAGATCGCCTGGGCGGACGAGGACGCCCTGACCTTCCCGCTGTCCGTGCGCAACGCGCGCGGCGCCGACGGCCGCCCGGACGCGACCGTCGTGGCGCGCGGCAACGCCGTCCTCGTCGAGCACGGACTGGAGAACACCTGGCTCGCCGACGCCACCGCGGAGATCGTCCAGGTGCCCGACAGTGCACCCGAGCGGGACGGCGTACGGGGGCGGCCGTTCACCGCCCGGCTGAACGGCCGGCCCGTCACCTGGTCGCCGCCCCACCCGCGCCCCGGCGACCTGGCCGCGGCCCAGGCCCACCGGCTCCTCGACCTCGCGGCGCAGGCCCGCGACCGGCTGCGCGACCTGCAGCACTCGGCGACCGAACTCACCGAGGACGACCGCGCCTTCCTGCGGCTGCTGTTCGGCCGGGCCTTCGCCGACGAGACCGATCCCGAGGACACGCTGCGCCGTCTGCGGTCCCGCTTCGACGAACTGCTGCGCCCCAAGATCCGCCAGCTCGAACGTCTGGTCCGCAAGGCCCGCTCCGGATACGTCCTCGACCCTTCGGCCGTCGGCTGGGAGTTCGACCTCACCTGGGGCGGCATCGTCGGGGCCTCCCTGCGGCCCGACAACCCCGCGCTGCACGGCCCGGCGAGCAGCGCGCTGCGCCCCGACCCCCGCGAGGCCCTGCCCGCCGTGCGCCTGGTGGAGGAGGAGGCCGACCGTGACGGGACTCCGGTCCGCCCGCCCCGCCGGGACCTGCCGGCCGGAGAACCCCCCGGGGCCCCGCCCGCACCGCCGGGGGAGGAGTCCGGCGACACCGCCAAGCCCTCCTGGCTGCCCCGCCGTGACCTGCTGGCCAGCGGGCCCCGGGACCGCCACGTGACCGCCGAGACGGACGACGACGGCGTGCTCTCCCTGCGCTTCGGCGACGGACGGTGCGGGCGGGCCCCCACCCCGGGCAGCAGGCTGAGCGCCGTCTACCGGGTGGGCAACGGCCGCGCGGGCAACGCCGGCCGCGAGGCCGTCAACCGCGTCGCCGCCCGCGGCGGAGGACTGGACGGCGTCGTCACCCGGGTCCGCAACCCGCTGCCCGCGACCGGCGGGACCGATCCCGAACCCGTCGCCGAGGTACGCATCGCCGCCCCCCGCGCCCCCTTCCGCACCCTGCTGCGCGCGGTCACCGCCGAGGACTACGCCACCCTCGCCGCCCAGCGGCCCGGCGTGCAGCGCGCCGCCGCCGCCCTGCGCTGGACCGGGAGCTGGTACGAGGCCGACGTCGCGCTCGACCCGGACGGCACCACCGCCCCCTCCGCCCGGCTCCTGGAGGACGTCCGCGCCGACCTGTACCGCTACCGGCGCATCGGCCACGACGTGGTCACCCGCCCCGCCCTGCTGGTGCCCCTCGACCTCGCCCTCGACGTGCTCGTCGATCCGCACCACCTCACCGCCCACGTCCGCGGGGCACTGCTGCGGCGCCTGCTGCCCGGCCGCCGCCCAGACGGCCGGACCGGCTTCTTCGACCCCTCCGCGCTCACCTTCGGCACCCCCGTGCGGGCCAGCGTCCTGGTGGCCCTGTGCATGGGCGCCCCCGGGGTGCGGCACGTGGAGGTGACCCGGCTGCGCCGGATCCACGACATCGACGAGGCGGTGCCCGGCCCGGACGTGCCGCCCTCCGGCGAGCTGCGGATGCGGCCGCTGGAGATCCCCCGCCTCGACGGCGACGCCACCCGTCCGGAGAACGGCCGGCTGACCCTGCGGCTGAGAGGAGGACGATGA
- a CDS encoding phage tail protein, which translates to MPEVTRRDPFKNFRFKVKFSGETAYIAGISKVSGLRRTTEVILHRDGGDPGTSRKLPGRTEYEAITLERGITVDTAFEEWANRIWSLRNSSGGLETSLKDFRRDLIIDVFDEGGQQVLSYSVREAWVSEYQGLPELDAGSPGVAFERIRIEHHGWVREKTSPPGEPQFTDTAG; encoded by the coding sequence ATGCCGGAAGTGACGCGCCGCGACCCCTTCAAGAACTTCCGCTTCAAGGTGAAGTTCAGCGGGGAGACCGCCTACATCGCGGGAATCAGCAAGGTCAGCGGACTGAGAAGAACGACCGAGGTCATCCTGCACCGCGACGGCGGCGACCCCGGCACCAGCCGCAAACTGCCGGGCCGCACCGAGTACGAGGCCATCACCCTGGAGCGCGGCATCACCGTCGACACCGCCTTCGAGGAGTGGGCCAACCGCATCTGGAGTTTGCGCAACTCCTCCGGGGGACTGGAGACCTCGCTCAAGGACTTCCGCCGGGACCTCATCATCGACGTCTTCGACGAAGGCGGCCAGCAGGTGCTGTCCTACTCGGTGCGCGAAGCCTGGGTGTCGGAGTACCAGGGCCTGCCCGAGCTCGACGCCGGATCCCCCGGAGTCGCCTTCGAGCGCATCAGGATCGAGCACCACGGCTGGGTGCGGGAGAAGACCAGCCCGCCGGGGGAGCCCCAGTTCACCGATACCGCAGGGTGA